The Verrucomicrobiota bacterium genome segment GTACCCCGTACACGACGCGGGCGTGTCCCGCATCCGCGCCGAACAGTTGGACAAAGAGGCTCGAAGCGCCGTCGGCAACCGCGGCGTGCTCTACGAAGCCCTCCGTCGTTAATAGGAGCACGGAGAGTTTCACCAACCGTTTGAGCCGGTCCAAATCGCCGAGATGTTCTTGGGCCGCCGCCAAGGCGTTTAATGCGGCCAGGCGCGCCGCCTCGCGGCCCTGATCGACCGAAAGGTCCGCGCCCAGCCGTCCCGAGATCGCCAACTTTCGATCACACAGCGGCAAAGTGCCGCTAATAAAGAGCAACGATCCCACCTGGGACGCTTCGACGTAAGCCCC includes the following:
- a CDS encoding RidA family protein, which codes for MPAGNDSTVAKPGSRLRELGLVLPKPPAPLGAYVEASQVGSLLFISGTLPLCDRKLAISGRLGADLSVDQGREAARLAALNALAAAQEHLGDLDRLKRLVKLSVLLLTTEGFVEHAAVADGASSLFVQLFGADAGHARVVYGVHSTPVGTPVIVETVFEIQPPPPGVHPATL